A single window of Flavobacterium aestivum DNA harbors:
- a CDS encoding diacylglycerol kinase family protein has protein sequence MEFQKDNTLLTGRLKSVKFAFQGAVKLVTTEHSIMVQFSIGVIMTIAGFYFHITTTEWLFQTMAIGLIMSIEGLNTAVEKIADFIHPNYHERIGFIKDIAAGAVFFAALTAIAIGLIIYIPKFL, from the coding sequence ATGGAATTTCAAAAAGATAATACCCTATTAACAGGCAGACTGAAAAGCGTAAAATTTGCTTTTCAGGGTGCTGTTAAATTAGTTACAACAGAACATAGCATAATGGTACAATTCTCCATTGGAGTCATAATGACCATTGCTGGTTTTTATTTTCACATTACCACCACCGAATGGCTTTTTCAAACCATGGCCATCGGATTAATCATGAGTATAGAAGGATTGAATACCGCTGTAGAAAAAATAGCCGATTTTATTCACCCCAATTACCATGAAAGAATTGGTTTCATCAAAGATATCGCCGCAGGGGCCGTATTTTTTGCAGCCTTGACAGCAATAGCTATCGGCCTTATTATTTATATCCCAAAATTTTTATAA
- the tpx gene encoding thiol peroxidase: MAVVTLGGNPINTSGELPKVGSKLVDFKLVQNDLSVASLSNFTGKKLVLNIFPSIDTGTCAKSVRTFNETASNLANTTVLCISRDLPFAQKRFCGAEGIENVINLSDFQDGNFGKNNGLDIVDGPLAGLHSRVIIVADENGTITHTEQVGEIADEPNYEAALAAL; this comes from the coding sequence ATGGCTGTAGTAACATTAGGTGGCAATCCAATAAACACATCAGGTGAATTACCAAAAGTAGGTTCAAAACTAGTTGATTTTAAATTAGTTCAAAACGATTTATCAGTAGCATCTTTAAGCAACTTTACAGGTAAAAAATTAGTTTTAAATATTTTCCCAAGTATAGATACAGGAACTTGTGCAAAATCAGTTAGAACATTCAATGAAACCGCAAGCAATTTGGCAAACACAACTGTATTGTGTATTTCTAGGGATTTACCTTTCGCTCAAAAACGCTTTTGTGGTGCTGAGGGAATAGAAAACGTTATAAACTTATCTGATTTTCAAGATGGTAATTTTGGAAAAAACAATGGTTTAGATATCGTTGATGGTCCATTAGCAGGATTACATTCAAGAGTTATCATTGTAGCAGATGAAAACGGAACAATTACTCACACGGAACAAGTAGGCGAAATTGCAGACGAACCTAATTACGAAGCAGCTTTAGCCGCACTTTAA
- a CDS encoding DUF6952 family protein has product MKLPVIKHLTQFIEENDQDYIIETIEVLEAMTEIASLKDEELDVIGELISNMYGALEVHKLIKEGTDKKEALNTFMKRVLGSIDK; this is encoded by the coding sequence ATGAAGTTACCCGTAATAAAACACTTGACTCAGTTCATCGAAGAAAACGATCAGGACTACATCATAGAAACTATTGAAGTTCTGGAAGCCATGACCGAAATAGCCTCGCTGAAAGATGAAGAATTAGATGTCATTGGTGAATTAATTTCAAATATGTACGGCGCACTCGAAGTACATAAACTGATAAAAGAAGGAACCGACAAAAAAGAAGCCTTAAACACTTTTATGAAAAGAGTTTTAGGATCTATCGATAAATAA
- a CDS encoding thioredoxin family protein, protein MLIELNEDTLGALIAQNEKVVVQFSASWCGNCRIMKPKFKKLASENDGISFVLVDAENSPESRKLANVSNLPTFATFVNGKLVNETQTNKQEVLIELVNEIV, encoded by the coding sequence ATGTTAATCGAATTAAACGAAGATACGTTAGGTGCTTTAATAGCACAAAACGAAAAAGTAGTAGTTCAATTTTCAGCCTCTTGGTGTGGAAATTGCAGAATTATGAAACCAAAATTCAAAAAATTGGCTTCAGAAAACGACGGAATTTCTTTTGTTTTAGTTGACGCTGAGAATTCTCCGGAATCGAGAAAATTAGCCAATGTAAGCAACCTGCCTACATTTGCCACTTTCGTAAACGGAAAATTGGTTAACGAAACCCAAACCAACAAACAAGAAGTTTTAATCGAATTGGTAAACGAAATTGTTTAA
- a CDS encoding peroxiredoxin, whose product MSLVGKKFPSIAVDAISEMGDNLKINIFEEATKNNKKVLLFWYPKDFTFVCPTELHAFQAALPEFEKRNTIVIGASCDTNEVHFAWLNTPKNNGGIEGVTYPILADTNRNLANILGILDIDSTEYCEETDSVIIEGSNVPYRATYLIDETGKIFHESVNDMPLGRNVSEYLRMVDAYTHIQVKGEVCPANWEAGKEAMTADRKSTAEYLSLN is encoded by the coding sequence ATGTCATTAGTAGGTAAAAAATTCCCAAGTATTGCAGTAGACGCTATCTCAGAAATGGGAGACAATTTGAAAATCAATATTTTTGAGGAAGCTACAAAAAACAACAAAAAAGTACTTTTGTTTTGGTACCCAAAAGATTTCACTTTTGTATGTCCAACTGAATTACACGCTTTCCAAGCTGCTTTGCCAGAATTCGAAAAAAGAAATACAATCGTAATTGGAGCATCTTGTGATACTAACGAAGTACACTTTGCTTGGTTAAACACTCCAAAAAACAATGGTGGAATAGAAGGTGTAACTTACCCAATTCTTGCAGATACCAACAGAAACTTAGCAAACATTTTAGGAATTCTTGATATCGATTCAACTGAGTATTGCGAAGAAACAGATTCAGTAATCATCGAAGGATCAAACGTACCTTACAGAGCTACTTACTTAATCGACGAGACTGGAAAAATCTTCCACGAAAGCGTAAACGATATGCCATTAGGACGTAACGTAAGTGAGTATTTACGTATGGTTGATGCTTATACACACATCCAAGTAAAAGGTGAAGTTTGTCCTGCAAACTGGGAAGCTGGAAAAGAAGCAATGACAGCTGACAGAAAAAGTACTGCAGAATACTTAAGCCTTAACTAA
- a CDS encoding MFS transporter — protein MMKDNKPWYWIPFLNFASGFPYAIIISVSVIMYKNLGIANEDIGVYTSLLYLPWVIKPLWSPFIDLYATKRKWFLAMQLVIAIAFLVVGLTLSMNHFFMLSLALFWVAAFASASNDVASDGFYMLALAKEQQSFFLGIRSTFYRLSMLTANGLIVILGGFLEQKFGDKTKAWSYTMIFVALIMIFLTIYNFFTTPKVEEINETKTESKTSFGEVFATFFQKKQIGIILAFILLFRLGESQLLKMLTPFLIDPKGYEMVETPNNELQLSALNIFNSKVKKGIKLTDSEMDSLYSYLPITAVMQNKNTPLETKPTKTDDIDKFNTDIMPNRITLIDKLIKSNGNFSVIKKDGMGLTTEDVGIIYGTFGVTALVIGGILGGIAISRRGLRKWMLPMFLAMHLPILGFVMLAHFHPTSIYYVYATVIAEQFGYGFGFAAFMMYLIYVAEGESKTAHYSLATGFMALGMMLPGMASGFIQEYLGYGNFFIWVFCATIPGLILSQLLKYPADFGKKTEENIPTTK, from the coding sequence ATAATGAAAGATAACAAACCTTGGTATTGGATTCCTTTTTTAAATTTTGCTTCGGGTTTTCCGTATGCCATAATTATTTCAGTTTCGGTGATTATGTATAAAAATCTGGGTATTGCCAATGAAGACATTGGAGTATATACCAGTTTATTGTATTTGCCATGGGTAATCAAACCGCTTTGGAGTCCATTTATAGATTTGTATGCAACCAAAAGAAAATGGTTTCTCGCCATGCAATTAGTGATTGCGATTGCCTTTTTGGTTGTAGGATTGACCCTCTCCATGAATCATTTTTTTATGTTGAGTTTAGCACTGTTTTGGGTAGCAGCATTTGCCTCGGCCTCCAATGATGTGGCAAGTGATGGTTTTTATATGTTGGCTCTAGCCAAAGAACAACAGTCTTTTTTCTTAGGTATTCGAAGTACTTTCTATCGACTTTCAATGCTTACCGCAAATGGATTAATAGTAATTCTAGGAGGATTTCTCGAACAAAAATTTGGAGATAAAACCAAAGCCTGGTCGTACACTATGATTTTCGTGGCTTTGATTATGATTTTCCTAACGATTTACAACTTTTTCACTACTCCAAAAGTAGAAGAAATCAATGAGACAAAAACAGAATCAAAAACTAGTTTTGGTGAAGTGTTTGCCACTTTTTTTCAGAAAAAACAAATCGGAATCATACTCGCTTTTATTTTACTTTTCAGATTAGGTGAATCACAATTATTAAAAATGCTTACTCCTTTTCTAATCGACCCAAAAGGATACGAAATGGTAGAAACCCCTAATAATGAACTACAATTAAGTGCATTAAATATCTTTAACTCAAAAGTTAAAAAAGGAATCAAACTAACTGATTCCGAAATGGATTCATTGTATTCTTATTTACCCATTACCGCTGTAATGCAAAATAAAAATACTCCTTTAGAAACAAAACCAACGAAGACAGATGATATTGATAAATTTAATACCGATATCATGCCCAATAGAATAACACTAATTGATAAACTAATAAAATCAAATGGTAATTTCAGTGTAATAAAGAAAGATGGTATGGGATTAACTACTGAAGATGTAGGAATCATTTATGGAACATTTGGAGTTACAGCATTAGTTATTGGTGGAATTCTGGGCGGTATAGCCATCTCAAGAAGAGGCTTGCGTAAATGGATGTTACCTATGTTTTTGGCTATGCACCTACCTATTTTAGGGTTTGTAATGTTAGCACATTTTCATCCAACATCAATCTATTATGTTTACGCAACAGTTATTGCCGAACAATTTGGATATGGATTCGGTTTTGCAGCTTTTATGATGTATCTGATTTATGTTGCCGAAGGCGAATCAAAAACTGCCCACTACTCGCTTGCTACCGGTTTTATGGCGCTTGGTATGATGCTTCCTGGTATGGCCAGCGGTTTTATACAAGAATATTTAGGATATGGCAATTTCTTTATATGGGTGTTTTGCGCCACAATTCCAGGATTGATTTTGTCACAATTATTAAAATATCCAGCTGATTTTGGTAAGAAAACAGAAGAAAACATACCTACAACTAAATAA
- a CDS encoding glycoside hydrolase family 10 protein, translating to MNSKKSFALHIIALHIIALLLSTIIGYAQKREMHPKNEFRAVWIATVVNIDWPKNSLDSVEKQKSDFIQTLDTYKNLNYNAVIVQIRSVGDAFYPSTLAPWSRYLTGVEGQAPRPYYDTLQWMIAEAHARGFEFHAWLNPYRATFDLKTELLSRSHDFYKHPEWMIEYGGKYYYNPALPEVQQHLTAVIEEVVKNYDIDAIHFDDYFYPYKIKGIEFNDSVSYKKLGNGLSLADWRRLNVANFVKSISFTIKNLKPWVQFGISPFGVWRNKSVDPKGSDTQSGQTNYDDLFADPMDWMNNNWIDYIVPQLYWSIDHKTASYAKLMKWWSENIPNNTALYIGNSTYKIKADSDKKWNNIYEIPNQIDLTRSYENVQGNGFFSAKCFINKNLDVVKVLKENEYKYPALPLPVPHFKKEITDSLAISSITKDSVNYYISFQKPITKVRYIVVYGAKDVSKIDINDASQILEKIAVLDENKDFNIQVPCYKLIGNTAFAFTFVDYYANESPETIIDLKVETQTN from the coding sequence ATGAATTCAAAGAAGTCCTTTGCACTCCACATTATAGCACTCCACATTATAGCACTCTTATTATCAACTATCATTGGCTATGCCCAAAAAAGAGAGATGCATCCCAAGAACGAATTTAGAGCAGTTTGGATTGCAACTGTGGTTAATATAGACTGGCCAAAAAACAGTTTGGATTCTGTTGAAAAACAAAAATCTGACTTTATCCAAACTTTAGATACTTACAAAAATTTAAATTACAATGCAGTAATTGTTCAGATACGTTCAGTTGGTGATGCTTTTTATCCATCAACATTAGCACCTTGGTCCCGTTATTTAACAGGAGTAGAAGGACAAGCTCCTAGACCTTATTACGACACATTACAATGGATGATTGCCGAAGCTCATGCCCGTGGTTTTGAATTTCATGCTTGGCTTAACCCCTATCGTGCTACTTTCGACTTAAAAACGGAGCTTTTGAGTCGCAGTCATGATTTTTACAAACATCCCGAATGGATGATTGAGTATGGTGGAAAATATTATTACAATCCCGCTTTACCTGAGGTACAACAACACTTAACTGCAGTGATCGAAGAAGTAGTCAAAAACTACGATATTGATGCCATCCACTTTGATGATTATTTTTATCCCTACAAAATAAAAGGCATAGAATTTAACGATAGCGTTTCCTATAAAAAACTGGGTAACGGATTGAGCTTAGCCGATTGGAGACGCCTAAATGTGGCTAATTTTGTAAAAAGTATTTCATTTACCATCAAAAATCTAAAGCCTTGGGTACAATTTGGTATAAGCCCATTTGGGGTTTGGCGCAACAAATCAGTAGATCCAAAAGGGTCAGACACGCAATCTGGACAAACCAATTATGATGATTTATTTGCCGATCCTATGGACTGGATGAACAACAACTGGATTGATTATATTGTACCACAATTGTATTGGAGTATCGATCACAAAACCGCTTCTTATGCTAAATTAATGAAATGGTGGTCTGAGAATATCCCAAACAATACCGCTCTTTACATAGGAAACAGCACATACAAAATCAAAGCCGATTCTGATAAAAAATGGAATAATATTTATGAAATTCCCAACCAAATTGACCTAACTCGCAGTTACGAAAATGTACAGGGAAATGGCTTTTTTAGTGCCAAGTGTTTTATAAATAAAAACCTTGATGTTGTAAAAGTGCTAAAAGAAAATGAGTATAAATATCCAGCACTTCCCTTACCAGTTCCTCACTTCAAAAAGGAAATTACAGACAGCCTTGCAATTAGTAGTATCACGAAAGACTCAGTAAACTATTACATTTCATTCCAGAAACCAATTACAAAAGTGCGTTATATAGTAGTATACGGAGCAAAAGATGTCTCTAAAATAGACATCAACGACGCCAGTCAAATTTTAGAAAAAATTGCAGTTCTGGATGAAAACAAGGATTTTAACATTCAAGTACCCTGCTATAAGTTAATAGGAAACACTGCTTTTGCCTTTACTTTTGTTGATTATTATGCCAATGAAAGTCCAGAAACAATAATCGATTTAAAGGTAGAAACACAAACCAATTAA
- a CDS encoding peptidylprolyl isomerase — protein sequence MRNISIVLFVFIATSCTKAVFKSKWTLEKAPENFVTRFETSKGDFEIVIERKASPYAVDRYYQLVNHHLLDSVLVYRMVPKFVAQFGITDTLKTNPWKEYKVPDEKVLKSNLKGNLSFARSVKDSRNFDLFINLENNTRLDTINYEKVTGFPAFGTVTKGMEVVESFYSGYGNETMDKYDSLASNRKQFLKVFPKLDVIRKVYILKNE from the coding sequence ATGAGAAATATATCCATTGTTTTGTTTGTATTTATAGCTACTTCATGTACTAAAGCAGTTTTTAAATCGAAATGGACTCTTGAAAAAGCGCCAGAAAATTTTGTTACCCGTTTTGAAACTTCCAAAGGGGATTTTGAAATTGTAATAGAAAGGAAAGCCTCACCTTATGCAGTTGATCGTTATTATCAGTTAGTTAATCATCATCTTTTAGATTCAGTTCTGGTTTATAGAATGGTACCAAAATTTGTAGCTCAATTTGGAATTACTGATACCCTAAAAACAAACCCTTGGAAAGAATATAAAGTGCCTGACGAAAAGGTTCTTAAGAGTAATCTAAAAGGTAATTTAAGTTTTGCCAGAAGTGTAAAAGACAGTCGTAATTTTGATCTTTTTATTAATCTGGAAAATAATACACGATTAGATACCATCAATTATGAAAAAGTAACTGGTTTTCCAGCTTTTGGAACAGTTACTAAAGGGATGGAAGTTGTTGAGAGTTTTTATTCAGGTTACGGTAATGAAACTATGGATAAGTATGATTCGCTAGCTTCCAATAGAAAGCAATTTTTAAAAGTGTTCCCTAAATTAGACGTTATACGTAAAGTTTATATATTGAAAAATGAATAA
- a CDS encoding carbohydrate-binding family 9-like protein, translated as MTKQITLVMLSIVIHGVAQGVSSNSELNSRAILSKKEQLKSGREMKTVTVQKIEKNNVSANQIATLFDTNKIPFQTIASLNWDEYPYQPEVTFRIAHDATSIFLNYHVKEKSIRARYSKDNSMVWADSCVEFFILPPGQNEYYNIESNCIGTLFFGIGEDGSYREPAPAEFSNQIQRWSSLGNQSFEERIGDVEWELSLIIPMNAFFKGDIEKLSGQVMKGNFYKCGDELISPHFLSWNPINTEKPNFHLPEFFGSLVFE; from the coding sequence ATGACGAAGCAAATAACACTAGTAATGCTTTCAATTGTAATTCATGGAGTTGCGCAAGGTGTCAGTAGCAATTCAGAATTGAATTCAAGAGCCATTTTATCTAAAAAAGAACAACTAAAATCCGGAAGAGAAATGAAGACAGTTACTGTACAAAAAATAGAAAAAAACAACGTTTCTGCCAATCAAATTGCTACATTATTTGACACTAATAAAATTCCTTTTCAAACTATAGCTTCTCTTAACTGGGATGAATATCCGTATCAACCAGAAGTAACTTTTAGAATTGCGCATGATGCCACTTCTATTTTCTTAAATTATCATGTAAAAGAAAAAAGCATTCGAGCTCGTTACTCCAAAGACAATAGCATGGTTTGGGCTGATTCTTGCGTAGAATTTTTTATTCTTCCTCCGGGACAAAATGAATATTACAATATAGAATCGAATTGTATTGGCACTTTATTTTTCGGAATTGGAGAGGATGGCAGCTATAGAGAGCCTGCCCCAGCCGAATTTTCAAATCAAATTCAGCGTTGGTCCAGTCTAGGCAATCAGTCTTTTGAAGAACGCATTGGTGATGTCGAATGGGAACTTTCCCTTATTATTCCCATGAATGCATTTTTTAAAGGAGATATCGAAAAACTATCAGGACAGGTCATGAAAGGTAACTTCTACAAATGTGGTGATGAACTTATCAGTCCACATTTTTTATCTTGGAATCCAATAAATACTGAAAAACCTAACTTCCATTTACCTGAGTTCTTTGGTTCCTTAGTATTTGAATAA
- a CDS encoding DUF1440 domain-containing protein, with product MKSKIKTIFLAGLVAGLLDGTAAVVFLGKMNYSAVFKFVASGLFGKSAFAGGNEMIIYGIIIHLLIAMTFAFLYYFSFSKISFFSKNKIIGGLLFGLLVWMIMNLLVLPFTNISHSPIILISAIKNILILMICVGLPISLIMQKQYAINE from the coding sequence ATGAAATCAAAAATCAAAACTATTTTTTTGGCGGGTCTTGTTGCTGGTTTACTAGACGGCACAGCAGCAGTTGTCTTTCTTGGAAAAATGAATTATTCAGCAGTGTTCAAATTTGTTGCCAGTGGCTTATTTGGTAAAAGTGCATTTGCTGGTGGCAATGAAATGATAATATATGGAATTATCATTCATTTACTAATTGCCATGACTTTTGCTTTTTTGTATTATTTCAGTTTTTCTAAAATTAGTTTTTTTTCAAAAAATAAGATTATTGGCGGCTTACTTTTTGGTTTATTAGTTTGGATGATTATGAATCTATTAGTTTTACCATTTACAAACATTTCGCATTCACCAATCATTCTAATTAGTGCCATAAAAAATATATTAATTTTAATGATTTGTGTAGGGTTACCTATTTCATTAATTATGCAAAAACAGTATGCAATAAATGAATAA
- the nfi gene encoding deoxyribonuclease V (cleaves DNA at apurinic or apyrimidinic sites), giving the protein MTNEIFNEEQEFEQFYDLQKNLSKKVIKEDQLTVPVKHIAGVDVAYNDASDKMIGAIVVLDAITFEVVEEAYHEMEITFPYVPGLFSFREIPPLIEAYKKLTIKPDLIVCDAQGIAHPKGIGMATHLGIELDIPTIGCAKKRLIGSYDKSLLGLERGDTQELIYNDLLVGKALRTQNNTNPMFISIGHKISLETAIQWVLKLTPDYRLPETTRQADHLVNLLLKK; this is encoded by the coding sequence ATGACAAACGAAATATTTAACGAAGAACAAGAATTTGAGCAATTCTACGACTTGCAAAAAAACCTGAGCAAGAAAGTAATAAAAGAAGATCAATTAACCGTACCTGTAAAACATATCGCCGGAGTAGATGTTGCATACAATGACGCTTCAGATAAAATGATCGGAGCGATAGTTGTTTTGGATGCAATTACTTTTGAAGTTGTAGAAGAGGCCTATCATGAAATGGAAATTACTTTCCCTTATGTACCCGGATTATTCTCTTTCAGGGAAATTCCTCCATTAATTGAAGCTTATAAAAAACTCACAATAAAACCAGATCTGATAGTTTGTGATGCACAAGGAATTGCTCATCCTAAAGGAATTGGTATGGCCACTCACTTAGGGATAGAATTAGATATTCCAACAATAGGTTGCGCAAAAAAAAGATTAATTGGTAGTTACGATAAAAGTCTTTTAGGTTTAGAAAGAGGAGATACACAAGAATTAATCTATAATGATCTTTTGGTTGGTAAAGCATTAAGAACTCAAAATAATACAAATCCAATGTTTATATCAATTGGTCATAAAATTTCTCTTGAAACTGCTATTCAGTGGGTCCTTAAATTAACTCCTGATTACAGACTTCCCGAAACTACGAGACAAGCCGATCACTTGGTAAATTTGCTTTTAAAAAAATAA
- a CDS encoding endonuclease V, whose amino-acid sequence MSNNKPFTEIKENITDKEYTREVIINRRLHSLVFNKSEDSFSIIVYLFGESRYGFQIYKDSLNSSQFEIYNAYDLDTLDLIMDYKIIHETGKRRHYQGYDFTREDLDYDKKIKDSFEVLKIYEDNRETFYDSGLFVHSYSYSNNPFNLTRELNEARIGKALYGYLVQESMKETLGHTVPDDFMEKYVLQNELAEKIIDEDQIQYPIKYIAGVSVAYNDIDQKIASAIVVMDIETQEIVDQAFSESEDITLHVPDLFAYNEITSVIKAFEKLNVKPQLVFCDGHGIEHPKNVGLATHLGIELNIPTIGCPRKRLVGYYDKETFGNSRADVQDLVYDDKIVGKALRTQENSNPVFVSIGHKISLKTAIEWVLQTTASTRIPVVVLEAIKITEKLMPERIRYDFLDDEVNKYGIII is encoded by the coding sequence ATGTCCAATAACAAACCTTTTACCGAAATTAAAGAAAATATTACTGATAAAGAATATACCAGAGAAGTTATAATAAATCGTAGATTGCATAGTCTAGTATTTAATAAAAGTGAAGATTCTTTCTCAATTATTGTTTACCTTTTTGGCGAGAGCAGGTATGGTTTTCAAATATATAAGGATAGTTTGAATAGCTCACAATTTGAAATTTATAATGCTTACGACCTAGATACATTAGATTTAATCATGGATTATAAAATTATACATGAAACAGGAAAAAGGCGGCATTATCAAGGATATGATTTTACTCGTGAAGATTTAGATTATGATAAAAAAATAAAAGACAGCTTTGAGGTTCTAAAGATTTATGAAGATAACAGAGAAACCTTTTATGATTCAGGTTTATTTGTACACTCTTATTCGTATTCGAATAATCCTTTTAATCTAACTCGGGAATTAAACGAAGCACGAATAGGAAAAGCTCTTTATGGTTATCTAGTTCAGGAAAGCATGAAAGAAACATTAGGTCATACTGTTCCTGACGATTTTATGGAAAAGTATGTTCTTCAAAATGAGCTCGCTGAAAAGATTATTGACGAGGATCAGATTCAGTATCCAATAAAATATATTGCCGGCGTTAGTGTGGCATACAACGATATAGATCAAAAAATAGCTTCAGCTATAGTAGTAATGGATATTGAAACACAAGAAATTGTTGATCAGGCATTTTCTGAGTCGGAAGATATTACATTACATGTTCCTGATTTATTTGCTTATAATGAAATCACTTCAGTTATAAAAGCCTTCGAAAAACTAAACGTAAAACCCCAATTAGTTTTTTGTGATGGACATGGTATCGAACATCCTAAAAATGTTGGACTAGCAACACATTTAGGAATTGAATTAAATATTCCGACAATTGGGTGTCCACGAAAAAGATTAGTCGGTTATTATGACAAAGAAACTTTCGGAAATTCTAGAGCGGATGTACAAGATTTAGTATATGATGACAAAATAGTTGGTAAAGCGTTGCGAACTCAAGAAAATAGTAATCCTGTTTTTGTCTCTATTGGGCATAAAATATCTTTAAAAACAGCTATTGAATGGGTTTTACAAACTACTGCAAGCACACGTATTCCTGTTGTTGTTTTAGAAGCTATAAAAATAACCGAAAAATTAATGCCAGAACGAATAAGATATGATTTCCTCGATGATGAGGTAAATAAATATGGAATTATAATATAA